ATCGTTCGACATCGTTACTGGCTGCTTCGTAAAGACAGATCCACGACCATTGTTACCAGACATAATGATCGCGCCATTCCCTGCTCCACTTCCCGTTAATAGAGATGCATTTCCATTTACAACCATATTGTTCGCTGTGAAGGTAGTCGAATCGATTTTCTTCGTAATCGCAGTCTGTAAGACAGCCGCACCAGCATACTGAGCCGGACTGACGAGCGCGAGCAGCATGCTTCCCGCGATGAGACCGCTAACTTTCCTGCGCAACCAAGCTCCTTTACTCATGTGAGCACTCCTTAGAACGTAATTGGGTACAGCTAAGCTTCCGTCATTTGGGTGCCGTTATCCCCTCCTGCTGCAGCAGCTGACTCAGCCTCCTCGCACCCTCGGCATTCAAGTGCAGGTCATCCTGAAAGTGCTCCACCGTGAAGCGGTCGTCCTGGAAATAATCAAAGGTCCGAACCTTATACTCCTCGCGAAGCGATGTCAGCAGCGCCTTCGTATTCCGGTAAGAATCAGTATATAAATCCGCATAGAGCGGCATCACCGGCGTGATGAGGAACACAACCTCCACGTTGCGGTCTTGCAGGGCTTGCATGGCAGTCTTCAGCCTGCGTGCGTTGCGCTCCCGATGGTCGGGATTCACATAGGGCTCGAGTAGATCGGCTACCCTCTGCATTCTTAAGGAAGCATCTTCGCTCGTTGAGACGACCCCCTGACTCTCCTTCAGGAAAAATCCAGAATCATTCAACGCAAGCTCTTCCTGCTGCTCAGACGGGAACCCGCGGAATAAATAATCGAGGCTCGTTCCGTAGCCATGCAGCGCTATTCGACTGAACGCGCGGAGATCCAGCCAATCGCTCCACTGCTCGAAGCCTGTGCCATATTCCAGATGGTATTCGTAGGCAAGCCGCTCCAGATCGGTCCCTTCTCCTCCCATATCCAGCAGAGGCGGAATGACGTTGAATACAACTCTCTGCAGTCGGGGCATTCGATCGACCCATTCGTGCACAATTGCGGTATCCTGCTCCAGTAGCTGATAATAGTTGCCCATGTTCAGCACGCCGCTGTCCATGTACGCAGGATTCACTCCATACAAGGTAGGCGATGCTCCAAGAATCAATGTCTCGGTCTCCCCTGCTCGTTGCTTCAGCAGCTTGGCCTTGACCGAGTAGGTGCTCGTCATTTGGGATAGCCCATACTCAAGGTACCCGGCGAACAGCAGCAGCGGCATGGCAGCGAGCACCAGCTTCATGCCTAATCGAAAGCTTGACTTCATCTCCATCACCTCACCATCAAAATCCGAACAAGAACGGTGTCGTCTTGTACACGCCCATCACGAGCGCAAGCAGCAGCATCACGTAGCCAGCAACCCATCGCTTCCATCGAGGTACATGCGCTGCATGCAGCAACTGATACGGATACGGATAGCGATCATGCAAGCCAAGCTTCCCGTAGCCGGTCAAGGCCGCTACCAGCAAGGCGACGAGAGCCAGATTGAAATCCGTCCATGAGACACCTAGACTGCTCACAATACGCTGACCGGAGAAGTCGTCGAGCCGCCTGCTTATCAATGTCACATACGGCACGACCCGATCGACCCCAGGAAAAGCCAGCCAGACGGATGCAAGGCACGCACTGAGCCACACGAGCCAACGACTCGCGAACGGCACCTGCAGCTGCCGCGTCCGAAGCGCCGCGGGACTTCTGCGACTCACGGTGCTGACAAGCCACACAACGCCGAGCAGCAGGAAGCCCCAGCTCCCCGAAGCGAGCAGCAGCCCCGTGCATAGGACCGGAACCGCGATCGAACGCACAAGCTGCTCCCGCTCGATTCGATCCCCATGACTGCGAATGAATCGTCTCTGTATCAGCCACCGCAGAGGCTGCTCCATGTAATCCTCGACCCAAGAGCGCAAGGAGCACATCCACCGCTCCCAGTATAGGAAGGGGCGATCCGCCTTCCATGGAAGCTGGAAGTGATGCCCGAGGCGATACCCCATCAAGTGTGCCGCCCCTACGGACATGTCGGTATAGGCGCACAGGTCGAAATACAGCTGCAGCGCGAAGCAGACGGTTCCTATTATAAGCCCCCAGCCGAGGCTGCCTTGAGGATCATCCAGTGCGGCATGGGAGATCACGGCCAACCGGTCGGCAATGACAAGCTTTTGGAATATTCCCCAGCCCATGAGGAGCAGTCCTTCCTTGAGTCGCTTGCGGTCAAGCAGCCTCTCGACTCTAGGCGGTTCCATCATCGCTTGCGGCTTCTCAATGGGACCGGCAAGCAGCTTCGGGAAGAAGAACAAGTAATGAGCGAGGTTGAAGGCAGCACCTGGACCTCGTGACAAGCGCCCGCGATAGAGCTCCATTAGATAGCTGATCGCTTGCAGCGTCAGGAATACAGAGCCCACATGAAGCACCGTCAGCGACATCGTGGAGACGCTACCTGCTGCCTCTGCAGTGGGGAGCAGCTCAGCTACCCACCCGTGCAATAGCGTCGATTGTTGCAAGCCAAGCAGAAGAATGTTGCTGGCGATCCCCGCTGCAAGGACGTAGCTCTTAGACAGGATAGATGAATCCAGCATTCGTCCAAATCCCAGATTGACCACCAAGAGCAGGATCAGAAACGGAAGCGCATGCGGCAAAAAGACGACGGCGAAAACGATACCAGCGAGTAGAGCGGTCAGCTTACGGAATTTCTCCGGTACAACCATACACACGAGCGATGCCGCCACCAAGTAAGCAATATAGCTCCATGAAAATAACACCATGCTGCGACCCTCCGTGTTGTCCAGTTAAAATTGCAAGTAAAGAAACGGCCTTTCCTCGAACACACCTAGCAGCAAAATGCCTGTTAAAACGGCATAATAGAGCGTCCAGCGCTGCCAAGACTTCAGACGGTCCGGCAAGCGGACAAGCTCAGCATAAGAGAGGTCTCGAGCAGCACTGACCATCTGCAACGCCAGCATCATGACGGCCAAGGCTAGACTGAGCCACAGGTCGGACTCGATTCCTTGCCAGCGCTCGATCGATAACGACAAGCCGCCAGGCTGGAACCAGCCATCCAGCAGCCTAGCATGAACCTGCCACGCGACCTCGAGCGACGGAGCTCTAAACAAGACGCAGAGGAAGCTGACGACCGCTAGATTACCCACCATCTGCAGCAGCTTCGGCATCAGCTGTAGAGGGGCCTTCCACCTCCGCTCCATCAGATACACCCCAGCATTGGCTAGTCCCCATACGACGAAGGTCAGGCTAGAGCCATGCCACAAGCCGCTGAACAGGAACATGCAGACGATGTAGCCTGTCGCCCTCGTACCGAATATTCGCTTCCGTGTCATCGGGGTGAGCAGATACGCTCGAATCCAGTCCGTCAGCGTGATGTGCCAGCGAGACCAGAAATCCTGCAGCGACACCGCCCCCAGAGGATGATTGAAATTCAAGGACAGCTCGTAGCCCATCAGCCTAGCGCTGCCGCGAGCCATATCACTGTAGCCGGAAAAGTCGCAATAAATTTGCACCATAAATAGCACCGCTGCCATCCATACCTCAAGTGTGCTGAAGGCGCTTGGGTTGTCATACACCCGATCGACTACGAGCGCAAGCCGGTCGGCAACTACGAGCTTTTGGAACAGTCCCCATAAGAGCAACCGTCCTCCCTCCACCATGTTCTGCTGAGAGAACACCTGCTGCTTATGAAGCTGAGGCAGCATCCGCGCAGCCCGCTCAATCGGACCAGCGATCATCTGAGGATAGAACATCACGAACAAGGCAAAATGCATCAGACTTCGTTCCGGCTTAATCTTACGCCGATATACATCCACCACATAAGCCACACTTTGCAGCGTATGGAAGGACAGTCCGATCGGAATGGCCCATTGGGACAGCACCGAATGACCGCCTTCATAGCTTGTGGAGTCAAATAAGAGGGCGATGACACCTGTATATTTAAATCCGATCAGTAGAAATGCATTTCCGAATATACTTACAGCCAAGGCAGTTCGCCTCGCGCGACCTGCAGAAGCATCGATCCACCGCGCCGCATAGAAGTCTAACAGGATC
Above is a genomic segment from Paenibacillus sp. YYML68 containing:
- a CDS encoding MBOAT family protein, yielding MVFHSTAFMIFLPIVTIIYWLLPGKGRVAWLLAASCFFYMYAVPWYILIIMTMILLDFYAARWIDASAGRARRTALAVSIFGNAFLLIGFKYTGVIALLFDSTSYEGGHSVLSQWAIPIGLSFHTLQSVAYVVDVYRRKIKPERSLMHFALFVMFYPQMIAGPIERAARMLPQLHKQQVFSQQNMVEGGRLLLWGLFQKLVVADRLALVVDRVYDNPSAFSTLEVWMAAVLFMVQIYCDFSGYSDMARGSARLMGYELSLNFNHPLGAVSLQDFWSRWHITLTDWIRAYLLTPMTRKRIFGTRATGYIVCMFLFSGLWHGSSLTFVVWGLANAGVYLMERRWKAPLQLMPKLLQMVGNLAVVSFLCVLFRAPSLEVAWQVHARLLDGWFQPGGLSLSIERWQGIESDLWLSLALAVMMLALQMVSAARDLSYAELVRLPDRLKSWQRWTLYYAVLTGILLLGVFEERPFLYLQF
- a CDS encoding MBOAT family O-acyltransferase, with product MVLFSWSYIAYLVAASLVCMVVPEKFRKLTALLAGIVFAVVFLPHALPFLILLLVVNLGFGRMLDSSILSKSYVLAAGIASNILLLGLQQSTLLHGWVAELLPTAEAAGSVSTMSLTVLHVGSVFLTLQAISYLMELYRGRLSRGPGAAFNLAHYLFFFPKLLAGPIEKPQAMMEPPRVERLLDRKRLKEGLLLMGWGIFQKLVIADRLAVISHAALDDPQGSLGWGLIIGTVCFALQLYFDLCAYTDMSVGAAHLMGYRLGHHFQLPWKADRPFLYWERWMCSLRSWVEDYMEQPLRWLIQRRFIRSHGDRIEREQLVRSIAVPVLCTGLLLASGSWGFLLLGVVWLVSTVSRRSPAALRTRQLQVPFASRWLVWLSACLASVWLAFPGVDRVVPYVTLISRRLDDFSGQRIVSSLGVSWTDFNLALVALLVAALTGYGKLGLHDRYPYPYQLLHAAHVPRWKRWVAGYVMLLLALVMGVYKTTPFLFGF